A stretch of Arctopsyche grandis isolate Sample6627 chromosome 9, ASM5162203v2, whole genome shotgun sequence DNA encodes these proteins:
- the LOC143917132 gene encoding ceramide-1-phosphate transfer protein — translation MVSSEGMAQNNHLDLVYVNEVFTESLHNVDDININKYIEGYKELMKFLNLIGSVFSFVSSDVKSKIKIMEKHAVGEESRHYETFRKMMHFEKDTGLHEKIDFVSGSRTMLRLHRGLDFIRLFLKELGSGDEASNTCTVCQKAYSDSLAEYHPWYIRQAAMLAMHALPSKKDLLLKIFGSEEALKQALSALTDTLKTCDEVYFRVETSYTDFEFHGLP, via the exons ATGGTGAGTAGCGAGGGTATGGCTCAGAACAACCACTTAGACTTAGTGTACGTCAATGAAGTCTTCACGGAAAGTCTTCACAATGTCGACGACATCAACATCAACAAATACATCGAAGGCTACAAAGAGCTGATGAA atttttaaaCCTGATAGGATCTGTATTTTCTTTCGTGAGCAGCGATGTCAAGAGCAAGATCAAAATCATGGAGAAACACGCCGTGGGCGAAGAATCCCGACACTACGAAACCTTCCGTAAGATGATGCATTTCGAGAAAGATACGGGACTACACGAAAAGATCGACTTCGTATCCGGATCGCGAACCATGCTACGACTACATCGAGGATTAG ATTTCATCAGGTTATTTTTAAAAGAGCTTGGTTCCGGAGACGAAGCATCCAACACTTGCACCGTCTGCCAAAAGGCGTACTCCGATTCCTTAGCTGAATATCATCCTTGGTATATAAGACAGGCCGCAATGCTCGCCATGCACGCCTTACCCTCAAAGAAAGATCTGCTTTTGAAG ATTTTCGGCAGTGAAGAAGCCCTCAAGCAAGCCTTGTCTGCTCTTACAGACACGCTCAAGACGTGCGACGAAGTGTACTTCAGAGTCGAGACTTCGTACACGGACTTCGAATTCCACGGATTGCCATAA